A region from the Microcella frigidaquae genome encodes:
- the istA gene encoding IS21 family transposase, whose protein sequence is MITLEDWALIRRLAAEGVPKARIAARLGISRTTVVKAVQSDSPPRYQRKPASSSFSPVEARVRQLLEDNPELPAVVLAERVEWTGSMSWFRQNVKRLRPDHRRIDPADRLTWEPGDAAQCDLWFPPRKILLEDGTLKLLPVLVITAAHSRFTVATMIPTRKTEDLLLASWELIQQLGRVPRRLIWDNEPGIGRGRSGADGVASFMGTLATRLVLLPPRDPESKGIVERRNGWFETSFMPGRSFISPADFNTQFSDWLTRANSRVVRTIKARPIERIDADRAAMLPLPPIPLHLGWRSRIRLGRDYYVRLDTNDYSVDPSVIGQLVDVTADLHRVRVRAAGRLVADHPRAWARGMTITDPVHVERAARLRQQFQEPRPVRVADDLARDLGDYDRAFGLTGEVS, encoded by the coding sequence GTGATCACTTTGGAAGATTGGGCATTGATTCGGAGGTTGGCTGCGGAGGGCGTGCCGAAGGCGCGGATCGCGGCGCGGTTGGGGATATCGCGGACCACGGTGGTGAAGGCGGTGCAGTCAGATTCCCCGCCGAGGTATCAGCGCAAACCTGCCTCGTCGTCCTTCAGCCCCGTCGAGGCGCGGGTGCGGCAACTGTTGGAAGACAATCCCGAGTTGCCGGCTGTGGTGCTCGCGGAGCGGGTCGAGTGGACGGGGTCGATGAGCTGGTTCCGTCAGAACGTGAAGCGGCTGAGGCCGGATCATCGCCGGATTGATCCCGCGGACCGGCTCACCTGGGAGCCAGGAGATGCTGCGCAGTGTGATCTGTGGTTCCCGCCGCGGAAGATCCTGTTGGAGGACGGCACGCTGAAGCTGCTGCCGGTGCTGGTGATCACCGCCGCCCATTCCCGGTTCACCGTCGCCACGATGATCCCGACTCGCAAGACGGAGGATCTCTTGTTGGCATCGTGGGAGCTGATCCAGCAGTTGGGTCGCGTGCCGCGCAGACTGATCTGGGATAACGAGCCTGGCATCGGCCGGGGTCGGTCTGGCGCCGATGGTGTTGCCTCCTTCATGGGCACGTTGGCGACGAGGTTGGTGTTGTTGCCGCCCAGAGATCCGGAGTCCAAGGGCATCGTGGAGCGACGCAACGGCTGGTTCGAGACCTCATTCATGCCCGGCCGTTCCTTCATCTCCCCGGCGGACTTCAACACTCAGTTCTCCGACTGGCTCACTCGCGCGAACTCGCGGGTGGTGCGCACGATCAAGGCGCGCCCGATCGAGAGGATCGATGCTGATCGTGCCGCGATGCTGCCCCTGCCGCCAATCCCGTTGCATTTGGGGTGGCGCTCCAGGATCCGGTTGGGACGCGACTACTACGTTCGGTTGGACACCAACGACTACTCCGTCGATCCGAGCGTGATCGGTCAACTCGTCGATGTCACCGCGGACCTGCACCGCGTCCGGGTTCGCGCCGCGGGACGCTTGGTCGCCGATCACCCCCGAGCGTGGGCGCGGGGGATGACGATCACCGATCCGGTCCACGTTGAGCGTGCGGCACGCTTGCGTCAACAGTTTCAGGAGCCACGCCCGGTTCGCGTTGCTGATGATCTGGCCCGCGACCTTGGCGACTACGACCGCGCATTCGGCCTGACCGGTGAGGTCAGCTGA
- the istB gene encoding IS21-like element helper ATPase IstB has translation MATSKTSSESVKQITYLAAALKAPRIVEAATRLADQARDASWTHEDYLAAVLEREVSARNASGAELRIKAAALPTRKTLEDFDWDAQPATRQQIAALASGAFLTEARNVVLLGPPGTGKTHLATALGIVAARAGHRVLFATATDWVTRLTDAHRQGRLPQELARLRRYGLIIVDEVGYLPIEQDAANLFFQLVSSRYEHASLILTSNLPFSSWGNVFGDQAVAAAMIDRIVHHADVLTLKGASYRLRGRGIDSLPSSRTTTDNTAG, from the coding sequence ATGGCAACCTCGAAGACGTCCTCGGAGTCGGTGAAGCAGATCACCTATCTCGCCGCCGCGCTCAAAGCGCCCCGGATCGTGGAGGCCGCCACGCGCCTGGCTGACCAAGCCCGAGATGCCAGCTGGACGCACGAGGACTACCTCGCCGCCGTGCTGGAGCGCGAGGTGTCCGCTCGGAACGCCTCCGGAGCAGAGCTGAGGATCAAAGCCGCAGCCTTGCCGACCCGCAAGACGTTGGAAGACTTCGACTGGGACGCTCAACCGGCAACACGTCAGCAGATCGCAGCACTGGCCTCGGGGGCCTTCCTCACCGAGGCTCGCAACGTGGTGCTGTTGGGCCCGCCCGGCACCGGCAAAACGCACCTCGCGACAGCGCTCGGGATCGTCGCGGCCCGCGCCGGGCATCGCGTGCTCTTCGCGACAGCGACGGACTGGGTCACCCGCCTCACCGACGCCCACCGGCAAGGTCGCCTCCCGCAAGAGCTCGCGCGGTTGCGGCGTTACGGGCTGATCATCGTCGATGAGGTCGGCTACCTCCCCATCGAGCAAGACGCCGCGAACCTGTTCTTCCAACTCGTCTCTTCCCGCTACGAACACGCCTCGCTCATCTTGACCAGCAACCTGCCGTTCTCCAGCTGGGGCAACGTCTTCGGCGACCAAGCCGTCGCCGCGGCGATGATCGACCGCATCGTGCACCACGCCGACGTGCTCACCCTCAAGGGCGCCAGCTACCGACTGCGCGGCCGAGGCATCGACAGTCTCCCCAGCAGTCGCACCACGACCGACAACACCGCTGGCTAG
- a CDS encoding PP2C family serine/threonine-protein phosphatase has protein sequence MFREFHHQTRGRGHVEDGTPCQDRTAYLNRAGIQVLCLADGAGSAARSELGAQALVEEGSKLLADSFRSIVTRDDGAQIKVEIVQRLLRRVERVAKRRRLVVRDLAATFLGVAVSDDQFIAAHIGDGVIGYVKDGEMKVISGPENDEFANQTTFVTSESAATNMRLLRGSLVGVSGFVLMSDGPASVLFDHRSKTLAPACRKVVDLVSSAGNFSVPSYRYQLRRLLDTKIRDSTKDDCSLAIFGRVPPVGEAVA, from the coding sequence TTGTTCCGGGAGTTCCACCATCAGACGCGGGGACGCGGGCACGTGGAAGACGGCACCCCATGTCAGGACCGCACGGCATATCTCAACCGTGCCGGCATCCAAGTCCTGTGTCTCGCCGATGGTGCGGGCTCCGCAGCAAGGTCAGAGCTTGGCGCGCAGGCACTTGTCGAAGAAGGAAGCAAGCTATTGGCCGACTCCTTCAGGAGTATCGTCACGAGAGATGACGGCGCACAAATCAAGGTGGAAATCGTTCAGCGCCTTCTCCGCCGTGTTGAGCGCGTGGCGAAGCGCAGACGCCTCGTTGTCCGAGATCTGGCTGCCACATTTCTCGGAGTCGCGGTTTCGGACGACCAGTTCATCGCGGCACATATAGGAGATGGGGTCATCGGATACGTCAAGGACGGCGAGATGAAGGTCATCTCAGGGCCTGAAAACGACGAGTTTGCCAACCAGACAACATTTGTGACTTCGGAGTCTGCAGCAACGAACATGCGACTGCTTCGAGGGTCGCTGGTCGGCGTCAGTGGTTTTGTCTTGATGAGTGACGGGCCTGCCTCAGTTCTCTTCGATCACCGATCGAAGACTCTCGCCCCAGCGTGTCGAAAAGTCGTGGATTTGGTATCGTCGGCGGGCAACTTTTCGGTGCCCAGTTACCGGTACCAACTTCGCCGCTTACTCGACACGAAGATCCGCGACTCCACAAAGGATGATTGCAGTTTGGCCATCTTCGGTAGAGTCCCACCCGTCGGCGAGGCGGTCGCCTAG
- a CDS encoding vWA domain-containing protein, with product MARLDISTEDLIENPTPRVPVALCIDTSGSMDGAPIEELVTGVNQFYDAINDDDDAHDAAEVCIVEFNSGARVIQEFASIERLQRISSIRASGGTAMGEGVNLALDTLEERKRLYSDNGVLYYQPWLVLMTDGAPNGSAAELERAVQRVTDLIGNKKLTIFPIGIGAGADMDVLKRFSPTKPPLRLQGLSFKEFFEWLSKSVARVSQSSPGDAPPKLDLEGLAGWAEL from the coding sequence ATGGCAAGACTCGACATCAGCACCGAAGACCTAATCGAAAACCCGACACCGCGCGTCCCTGTAGCACTCTGCATCGACACAAGCGGCTCGATGGATGGCGCGCCGATCGAGGAACTCGTCACTGGCGTCAACCAGTTCTACGACGCAATAAACGATGACGATGATGCGCACGATGCTGCCGAAGTCTGCATCGTGGAGTTCAACTCGGGGGCCAGGGTAATCCAGGAGTTCGCGAGTATCGAGCGTCTGCAGCGAATCAGCTCCATCCGCGCAAGCGGCGGAACGGCGATGGGAGAAGGAGTGAACCTTGCGCTCGACACACTCGAAGAAAGAAAGCGCTTGTACTCCGACAATGGCGTCCTGTACTACCAGCCCTGGCTCGTACTGATGACCGACGGTGCGCCGAACGGTAGCGCTGCCGAACTCGAGCGGGCCGTTCAACGAGTGACGGATCTAATCGGAAACAAGAAGCTCACGATCTTCCCAATCGGCATCGGGGCCGGTGCTGACATGGACGTCCTCAAGCGCTTTAGCCCGACTAAGCCCCCGCTTCGACTACAGGGATTGAGCTTCAAGGAATTCTTCGAGTGGCTGTCGAAGTCTGTGGCCCGAGTCTCACAGTCGAGCCCGGGCGACGCGCCGCCGAAGCTCGACCTCGAGGGCCTGGCAGGTTGGGCGGAGCTCTAG